In Clupea harengus chromosome 23, Ch_v2.0.2, whole genome shotgun sequence, the sequence CCGAATAAAAATCACTCTGACAAATGGGCTATCTCTTACAGCTCTTCATCACATAAGCAGTAAGCCCCAAAGAGATATAAAATATAACATATGAGATCCTGGGGGCAGAAACATGCCAGCTCCTGTTTGCCTCTCAGGAATTACAGGTTTGGGTAGAGttgttctctttctgttcaAAAACAAATGGCATCATGGGAATTGTAGTACTATTGTAGTAATATTTTAAAGTGCTGAGAACCTGAGTTACAGTAGACATTTTAAATTACATAAATTCATAAGCTATTACAATGACTAAACTTGATATAAACACTATGTATGATTAAGTCATTAACTTCAGACCATCACTATATAGGTCAACTGATCCCTTGGATTGATGTTTATACATACAATTACAATGAGACAGTTGTGGATTACTGAAACAAAATCAAATGGTAGAATTGACTGTGTCTTGCAATTTTCCTGAAGCCAACCAAGCACACTGCAATCATAACATATTCCACATGAACaacctctttcacacacacacatgcacacacacacacacacgcacacacacgcacacacacacacgcacacacacacacacacacacacacacacacacacacatcatgcgcATCATCAaggaaaactctctctctcacacacagacatacacacacacatacacacacacacacacacctacacacacacgtgcaccctcactcatacacatacattcacaatatcattctctctcacacaaacacacaaacacacacacacacacacatacacccacacacacacaaacacacacacacacacacacacacacacacatccctgtcaTATTTGTATGTTGACGGTGAAATGTGGATGGGAGGGAGTCAGATGTCATGTGATCCGTTCCGTCCGAGAGTGAGGATCAGGGCACCCTGGGAGCAGATCTGTCGTTGGTCACCGTGGGCTTCAATTTCACCGTAGCGAAAGGGTTGGTGCCCCTGCacccagagaacacacacacacacacacacacacacacacatgaaaaacgTCAGTGTTGAAGTCATCAAGGTCAAACGCTGCTGGTAATTCAGATGAGTAACTGGCtgctgttacagtgtgtgtgtgtgtgtgtgagtgtgagtgtgtgtgtgtgtgtgtgtgtgtgtgtgtgtgtgtgtgtgtgagtgtgtgtgtgtgtgtgtgagtgtgagtgtgagtgtgagtgtgtgtgtgcgtgcgtgtgcgtgtgcttgtgagtgtgtgtgtgagtgtgtgtgtgtgtgacaaacttAATGTGTACAGAGAGTGTGCACTACTCTGTACACTACACAGGTGTCAGGGGGTATTTCCCCAGTGGTGCCCTCTACTGGTGGGACTGAAACACTgagtgagaacagagagagagagagagagagagagagtgagaggggagagagagagagagaggggagagagagggagagagagaggggagagatagagagagagagaggggagagagagagagcgagagaggggagagatagagagagagaggagaggggagagagagagagcgagagaggggagagagagagagagagaggggagagagtgagaggggggagagagagggaagagagagagagaggggagagagagagagagagagaggggagagagagagcgagagaggggagagatagagagagagaggagaggggagagagagagagagagagggggagagagagaataagggaaagagaggggggagagagagggagagtgggagagagagagagaatagaagagagagagagagagtgaggacagagagagagagagagagttggaacTCACCGGGGGAAGAGATTTGGTCTCGACCCATAATCCTCTGATCTCTGCAGAGAGGAAAATAATTATGAGCAATGAGCAAtgtcttacagacacacacacacacacacacacacacacacacacacacacacacacacacatgcaaatgtacataaacacacacacacatgcaaatgtacataaacacacacacacacgcaaatgtacataaacacacacacacacacacacacacacacacagagacacagacacagacatgcaaatgtacataaacatactgtatatatacacatgacaaaacaatgttatgcatagacatacatgtcctgcatacaaatacacacacacatatacaaatacacacacacatatacaaatacacacacccatatacaaatacacacacacatatacaattacacacacacatatataaatacacagactTCATTCCAGGTCCCGTatatcaaagtgtgtgtgtgtttttttaggtCCGATAAACTGAAGGTACCCAAggccacacactacacagagaagccagagtgtgagtgtgtgagtgtgtttattttttcatgagATGTGCATTcaaacactcagacaaacagacCTCTGCGAAAGTGTGTTTCATCTGAAGTTTCATCTGAAGTTTGACTGCTCTAGCGAGAACAGGCTGACTGAGAGCACTtcactatatactgtatatactcaagcaaacacaagcatatatatatatatatatactcaaacaaacacaagctaatatatatatatatactcaaacaaacacaagcatatatatatatatatactcaaacaaacacaagcatatatatatatatactcaaacaaacacaagctaatatatatatatatactcaaacaaacacaaccccacacacacacagagacacacacactcacacacacgtattcaaaaacaatcacacacatgcaacacaaccactgtcatacacacaaaagcacactttctcaaacacacacacacacacacacacacacacacacacacacacacacacacacacacacacacacacactcttctgctcCTGCCCTGTGCAAACACCCGGTTCTCACCACTGAGGTGCTCAGCAGATGGAGCTACTCCCCCGCAGCCACCAGAAGGAGGGGTGTGGCGTCATGGAGAAGAGCACTTTACCACAGTGCCCCTGCTGGCCGGAGGTAGAACACCACTTTACACTCAATATTAGAAAAGctcattaaagtaacactatggagtttctggagccgccaggtagggggctactttctgctggactattcagtaacttatttgctgtcttgctttgccttgtgttgcacttgcttgatgtttgactagtttgtcataaacaaagtaagcacatttcaacaggtttcgctaagtttagccgctagcaagacatctcgttagcgatgttagcaagcttgttataacacgcttggacattgatgctagtaataagtgctctcacgtcggcttctttgtaataTTATTGTaatagctatgttggctagcttgccgaCAACTTTCcttacacagtcaaacatcaagcaagtgcaacacaagacaaagcaagacagcaaatagcATTTCCTCAGAATGAATCCACCACTCAAGTCAGTATTCACTCCCCCTTTCAAACCCGTTAACCTCTAAATAAGCATGCATGTGAGATCATTACTGAAGAAGTTAGAGAGACTCACTGGGTTATAATTAGTGAAGAGACTCACTGGGTTATAATTAGTGAAGAGACTCACTGGGTTATAATTAGTGAAGTTAGAGACTCACTGGGTTATAATTAGTGAAGAGACTCACTGGGTTATAATTAGTGAAGAGACTCACTGGGTTATAATTAGTGAAGTTAGAAAGACTCACTGGGTTATAATTAGTGAAGAGACTCACTGGGTTATAATTAGTGAAGAGACTCACTGGGTTATAATTAGTGAAGAGTGACTCACTGGGTTATAATTAGTGAAGAGACTCACTGGTTTATAATTAGTGAGGAGGTTAGAGAGACTCACTGGGTTATAATTAGTGAAGAGACTCACTGGGTTATAATTAGTGAAGAGAGACTCACTGGGTTATAATTAGTGAAGAGACTCACTGGGTTATAATTAGTGAAGAGAGACTCACTGGGTTATAATTAGTGAAGAGAGAATCACTGGGTTATAATTAGTGAGGAGGTTATAGAGACTCACTGGGTTATAATTAGTGAAGAGGTTAGAGAGACTCACTGGGTTATAATTAGTGAAGAGAGACTCACTGGGTTATAATTAGTGAAGAGAGACTCACTGGGTTATAATTAGTGAAGAGACTCACTGGGTTATAATTAGTGAAGAGGTTATAGAGACTCACTGGGTTATAATTAGTGAAGAGGTTAGAGACTCACTGGGTTATAATTAGTGAAGAGAGACTCACTGGGTTATAATTAGTGAAGAGGTTAGAGAGACTTACTGGGTTATAATTAGTGAAGAGGTTAGAGACTCACTGGGTTATAATTAGTGAAAAGAGACTCACTGGGTTATAATTAGTGAAGAGACTCACTGGGTTATAATTAGTGAAAAGAGACTCACTGGGTTATAATTAGTGAAGAGAGACTCACTGGGTTATAATTAGTGAAGTTAGAGACTCACTGGGTTATAATTAGTGAAGAGGTTAGAGACTCACTGGGTTATAATTAGTGAGGAGGTTAGAGAGACTCACTGGGTTATAATTAGTGAAGAGACTCACTGGGTTATAATTAGTGAAGAGAGACTCACTGGGTTATAATTAGTGAAAAGAGACTCACTGGGTTATAATTAGTGAAGAGAGACTCACTGGGTTATAATTAGTGAAGTTAGAGACTCACTGGGTTATAATTAGTGAAGAGGTTAGAGAGACTCACTGGGTTATAATTAGTGAAGAGACTCACTGGGTTATAATTAGTGAAGAGAATCACTGGGTTATAATTAGTGAAGAGACTCACTGGGTTATAATTAGTGAAGAGACTCACTGGGTTATAATTAGTGAAGTTAGAGACTCACTGGGTTATAATTAGTGAAGAGGTTAGAGACTCACTGGGTTATAATTAGTGAAGAGGTTAGAGAGACTCACTGGGTTATAATTAGTGAAGAGACTCACTGGGTTATAATTAGTGAAGAGAGACTCACTGGGTTATAATTAGTGAAGAGGTTAGAGAGACTCACTGGGTTATAATTAGTGAAGAGACTCACTGGGTTATAATTAGTGAAGAGACTCACTGGGTTATAATTAGTGAAGAGGTTAGAGAGACTCACTGGGTTATAATTAGTGAAGAGACTCACTGGGTTATAATTAGTGAAGAGACTCACTGGGTTATAATTAGTGAAGAGACTCACTGGGTTATAATTAGTGAAGAGGTTAGAGAGACTCACTGGGTTATAATTAGTGAAGAGGTTAGAAACTCACTGGGTTATAATTAGTGAAGAGAGACTCACTGGGTTATAATTAGTGAAGAGAGTCACTGGGTTATAATTAGTGAGGAGGTTAGAGAGACTCACTGGGTTATAATTAGTGAAGTTAGAGACTCACTGGGTTATAATTAGTGAAGAGAGACTCACTGGGTTATAATTAGTGAAGAGGTTAGAGAGACTTACTGGTTTCTGCTGCTTCTCGGATTGCTTGTTTGCATAGGATGTGGTTGGatgcatctgattggctgcagaggggagaggtggggctggggggaggATGCCTCCTTGACCTCCGCCTCCTGATTGGTCGTGCAGGTTGGTCATGCTGTGACTGGTCCTCAAACTGACATTGTGAAAAGGTcagaggtgaaaggtgaaaggtcagaaTGGTGAAATGTCAACCATGAATTAGAAAAGGGTTGCTTactgttgtgtttgtattgttttttgtgCCATTATTCttattgtggttgttgttgtttgtgtgtcattattgttgttgtggttgttgtttgtgtgttgatgctctattactattattgttattgttgttttttaagttggtggtaatgttcatgtggttattgttgttattgttgttgttgttgttgtgtttgttttcagagtGTGTACATACGTGGAGGGTGGTGGTGAAAGAGTCTGTTCCAGTGTCTCCACGTAAGAAGCAGGAAACCAGCCCTGActgtggagaggaaaggggggggggggggggggtagagaaggGGACATGTCAAAGAGTCAAAGAGTTGGATAGAAAACAGTTGGTCTTTTGTACTAGTCTAGTCGCTTctagtgtgtagtatgtgtgtgtgtgagtatttacctgtatatctgtgttcgtgtgtatgtgtgtgtgtgtgcacggtgtgtgtgtgtgtgtctgcatggtatgtgtgtgtgtgtgtgtttgtgtgtgtgcgtgtgtgtgtgtgagtgtgtaaatgcaCAACATAAGCATAAGCATTTGTCCGTagtatgtagagtgtgtgtgagtacgtgtctgtatatctgtgtgtgtgtgtatgtgtgtttgtgtgtgtgtaaattcacaacataagcatgtgtgtggttgcgagtgtgtgtgtgtgtgtgtgtgtgtgatcttacCGTGCGCTGTTCTCTGCTCGCCCGTACAGCCAGCCGTTGCGTGGCTCGGGCACCAGCACGGTGATGGCGTCGCCCTTGGTGAAGTCCAGCAGGGTGGGGTTGGAGGAGGGGGCGCACGTCACCACCGCCCACATCTGACGCCCGCCACTCAGACCGTCCCCCAACGAGCCGGAGCGAGACCGCAGGGGCTGGGGagaggggcctgtgtgtgtgtgtgtgtgtgtgtgtgtgtgtgtgtgtgtgtgtgtgtgtgtgtgtgtgtgtgtgtgtgtgtgtgtgtgtgcgtgcgcatatgagagtgcgtgtgtgtgtgtttatgtttgtgcatacgagtatgtgtgtttggttgtttgtgtgtatgcgtgtgtatttgtgaaaagagagagagagagagagagagagagagagagagagagagacataaagatgTAGACagataaatatgaataaataaataaatgcataaagTGAAGGATTGATGTCGGATGAGGACAAAAACACATGGGGGGGGCaggaaaggctgtgtgtgtatatgtgtgtgtgtgtgtatgtgtgtgtgtgtgtgtgtgtgtgtgtgtgtgtgtgtgtgtgtgtgtgtgtgtgcatgtgtctgtgtgtgtgtgtgtgagtgagtgtgtgtgtgtgcatgtgtctgtgtgtgtgtgtgtgtgagtgtgagtgtatgtgtgtgtgtgtgtgtgtgtgcgtgtgtgtgcgtgtgtgtgtgtgtgtgtgtgtgtgtgtgtgtgtgacatgattgATGTACAGATAAGGacaaaaacacaggaggaagTTTAGGGGAGAACAAAGGAGAAGAGATAAGGAAGCGATAAATGGAGTGGCAAATAAAGACGGAAAAGCGGATGATGAAAGGCTGGGAAAACTCTCTATGAAGAGGAATGTCATGGATATTACCTTATCTTATCCACGCAGCCAGGATCTAACCCTACGCTCGAACAGGAGCCCTGGGGACGGAGCTGCACTGTCCTACCTAACACCCACCACGGGAGACCTGTTTGTTTCTTAGGCTTTCGGTAAACACCTGAGGGAACACCTTTTTATATCATCATTCGGCAACAAACACTGAACGCGAGTCTCCGCAAGATTAGCTCACTGCCTGTCAGCTCACTGTCAATCAACTGTGACCGAAAATCTGAGCTTCTCCGTAACCATAGCCTTAACACTAAGAGTGATTATGTTCACCGTAACCATAGCCTTAACACtaagagtgtgtttatgtttgttgttgttgaaattTGAGTTATCAGCTTTAAGAAAAGACTCCTTGGAGAACAATTGTGGCAAGAAAGGAACAAAGCGTTCTTCAAGCGTCTTCAAACTATTTGAGAAGGAGAACCCTGTTCTAGCAGGAACAATGACTCTGTATAGAGGAGAATCCTGTTCTAGCAGGAACAATGACTCTGTATAGAGGGGAACCCTGTTCTAGCAGGAACAATGACTCTGTATAGAGGGGAACCCTGTTCTAGCAGGAACAATGACTCCGTATAGAGGACAACCCTGTTCTAGCAGGAACAATGACTCCGTATAGAGGACAACCCTGTTCTAGCAGGAACAATGACTCTGTATAGAGGGGAACCCTGTTCTAGCAGGAACAATGACTCTGAATAGAGGGGAACCCTGTTCTAGCAGGAACAATGACTCTGTATAGAGGGGAACCCTGTTCTAGCAGGAACAATGACTCTGTATAGAGGGGAACCCTGTTCTAGCAGGAACAATGACTCTGTATAGAGGAGAACCCTCTTCTAGCAGGAACAATGACTCTGTATAGAGGGGAACCCTGTTCTAGCAGGAACAATGACTCTGTATAGAGGGGAACCCTGTTCTAGCAGGAACAATGACTCTGTATAGAGGGGAACCCTGTTCTAGCAGGAACAATGACTCTGTATAGAGGAGAGCTTGTAGTAGCTATTGTCGAGGCGTACCTGATGATAGACAGCCTCTTCTGGAGGAGACCAGCTGCAGCGCCTGAATCGTGCCTATTCTCATTCATTACATGGAGGAGCTGAGTTTGCCAGGTAACTTAGTTTAACCGACCATCGTTTTAAATCATTTCCTGTAACCTTTAAATTGAAAGGGTTTGGCACAGGTTcgttccatgttgtcagacacttataatcaCATTATGAGCCTGTAAGTGCTGGAAACAAGTCATTTACTTTGACGCAAACACAATGGTGTTACAGCGCGGTGTTACTGCACTGCTGCGGTCGTGTCACTGCACTGCTGCGGTCGTAGCTGCAAGTTAAACGAAGACAGTCTGCCACATGTTGCACCTTGATATTGGAACGATGGGACGGTTCTACCACATTAGAAGGGCCTACCTCAGAACGAGGGGACGGGTCTACCACATTAGTAGGGCCTACATGAGAACGAGGGGACGGTTCGACCACATTAGTATGGCCTACCTCAGAACGAGGGGACGGTTTATTCCACATTAGTAGGGCTACCTCAGAACGAGGGGACGGTCCTACCACATTAGTAGGGCCTACATGAGAACGAGGGGACGGTTCGACCACATTAGTAGGCCCTCCTGATTTCTTCTTTTAGTCGTTGGGCATATCTGATTCCGACTCTCGCCTCTACTGCACAACCTCTGACAAATGCTGGCTCAGAATTTGACAACATGGATCCACGGCGTCCACCTCTATGAACAGCCGGACGAGCAGGAAAAGGGTTCTTTGGAGGTGCAAAGAGTAATAAGCAAAAAGGAGAAAGCATGTTTTGGTCAGAACCGgaacacagcacagatacaGCATGTAGTGCAGTCCTCCCACCTCTAGATGGCATCCTTCCCAAAGGCTGTTCCTCCCTTCCCATCCACTGCtgacctctcttctcttctctctgccccaTCTGCTTAAGAGAAAATAACACCAGTTAGCCCACACTCACTTTGCCTTTTATCCTCCtgctgaaagaaagagagagaggggaggggggtagagatggagagagagagagagagggagtgagagagagggggagagagagagagagagggagtgagagagagggacagagagggggagagagagggagagagagagagagagagggagtgagagagagtgggagaggaagaggaagagagctggagagagagagagagagggagagagagagggagaggaagagagatggagagaaagagagagagagagagagagagagagagagagagagagaagcatccCCTTACCATCAGCTCTTGCTCCATCCGTGATGGGGTCCGTGGTCTTGAGCCTCGTGTCTCGTTGACGTGGTCCATCCATTCCTCTGCCCTCTGCTGCAGAGAACCTCCTGTCTGTAACACATAGAACTTCCTGTCTGTAACACATAGAACTTCCTCTTTCTTACACATAGAACCTCCTGTCTGTAACACATAGAACTTCCTGTCTGTAACATATTGAACTTCCTGTCTGTATCACATAGAACTTCCTGTTTCTTACACATAGAACCTCCTGTCTGTAACACATAGAACTTCCTGTCTGTAACATATTGAACTTCCTGTCTGTATCACATAGAACTTCCTGTTTCTTACACATAGAACCTCCTGTCTGTAACACATAGAACTTCCTGTCTGTAACATATTGAACTTCCTGTCTGTATCACATAGAACTTCCTGTTTGTAACACATAGAACTTCCTCTTTCTTACACATAGAACCTCCTGTCTGTAACACATAGAACTTCCTGTTTGTAACATATTGAACTTCCTGTCTGTATC encodes:
- the LOC116218754 gene encoding brain-specific angiogenesis inhibitor 1-associated protein 2-like protein 2 — protein: MTNLHDQSGGGGQGGILPPAPPLPSAANQMHPTTSYANKQSEKQQKPRSEDYGSRPNLFPRGTNPFATVKLKPTVTNDRSAPRVP